CCGACGGCGGCATGTAGACGGTGTTGGGCTCCACCGGCATGTCTTCTTCGATGACTTTGACGGGGATTTTGGCTCTTTTCTTGATGAGATCCGGGAGCAGACTGTGATGCTGCGGGTCGGTATGTGTGATCACCACGAAGGCGAGCCCGCTGTCGGCCGGAACCGCCTCGAAGAAAGCCTCGAGAGGTTGCAGCCCACCGGCGGAGGCCCCCATCGCCACGATGGGAAACCGCTCCCCTTCCGTATCCTCGGTGGAGGAGCTTTCCGCTTCGGGTTCCTTTTCCTTTTCGGCTTCCAGGCCGGGGTTATCCCGGGCCTCGCCTTCGAGCGCTTCCGTCTCCTCGGAAGCGTTTTCCTCCAGGGTGAGTTCTTCTTCCCGCTCCGCTCGTTTCTGGTCCGGATGCTTACCGTCGCCGGCTTTCGATCGGCGCTTCGGCCGAGCTGCTTTTTCCGGTTCACGGGTTTTTTGGTCTTTGTCCTGGTTCGCCATGACGGCCTCCATTGCCGCGGATCTATGCGCTGCTATTCAACATGCTTGGTATAAGCCATATTCGGTACGAGTCCAATTTTTTTCAATGGGATACGGGCTGCATCTGTCCGGACCGAGGGGCCTTCGAGCATGAGCGTCGCGCCTCCGGTCCCGATGCACCCTAATATCCCACGAAATCCGCGTCCGACACGCTTTCCGTCAAACCGGAGAAGGTTCTGAAGCCCGGGTCGAAACTCCAGCCCGTCAGGGTCGGCGTCACCGTTCCGCTCCATCCATAGGGTACGGTCGAGGAATAGTCGCCGGAACCGTCGGTCTCCACGGACCATGGGCCCTCGTCGCTCGTGAACACCACATCCACCTCCGCCAGATAGGCCCCTCCTAAGGATTGGTCGGCGACAATGTTCCCCGCGATGACGAGGTCCGCAAACCCGGTGTAATCCTTCACGGAATCCGCGGTCATGTTCGAGTAGCCGATGGAAGGAGGCTGAAACGTCCAGCCGGTCTTGGCGGCCAGCGCGTATCCGGACCAGCCGGACGGGACGGTGAAGGTATAGGCCCCCCCTTCGTCGGTGGTCGTGCTTCCGCCTGCGCTGTCACCCGCGTACGAGATCGTGACGCCGGCGATGCCCCGGCCGCCGTCCTCCGGCCGGGCCGTGACCGTGCCCGAGAGGGTGATCGATGTCTGGAGGGGAGCGCCCGTGAAATCGACGGCCGTGGCCGGCGAAGTCACGCCGTCAAGAATGATTTCCGCGGGCAAAAAGATGTAAGCGGCCAGACTTGCGGACACGGCTCCGGCCCAGCCGTAGGGAACCTGCGTGCTCCACGCGCCCCGGGCGTCGGTCCAGGTGGATCCGTATCCCTGAAGGGTGACTTCCACCCACTGGAGCGCGAGACCTGTTTCTCCGTCGGTGACGGTTCCCGAAACAGGTACATATTGCAGGGAAGCCGTGAAGTTCAGGGTCCGGTTTGTCGTGACATCGGAAAACGACGGGGAGCCGGGGCTGAAGGTGTATCCGACGAGGGACGGGGTCAAAAGGCCGCTCCATCCATGCGGAACCGTAAGCGAGTATTCGCCCGAACCGTCCGTGACGGTCGAGCCCCCGCCGTTGTCCGCCGTAATGGCGACCCCCGCCAGGGGGGCGCCGGAGGGCGAGAGGGTGACAACGCCGCCGATGGTCGGATTCCACCCCATCTCGCGCACCTTGACGGTTTCCGAAGCCATGCAGGCATACGAAAGCCCGGAGGCGCTCATGGTGACCGTCACCTCGTATTCGCCGGGCAGGCTATACGTATGCTTGGGGTTTTGTTCCGCGCTGGCGCCGCCGTCTCCGAAATCCCAGCTCCAACTGTCGAAGCCGATGGTCGAAATATCGACAAACGCAACCTCGAAAGGGGCCGCTCCCGTTGTGGGCGTGAACTGGAAGCCGACGTCCAGCGTTCCGGGAGAGAACGCTTTGACAACGTCATAGGTGAAGTTGGCGGCGGGGGCATAGGTCGGCGCCGCGGCAGGCCCCACCGTGACAATCCCCTTGTCGAATCCGGTGAAGACCAGGTCAAGCCGTTCACTCTGATCCGCCAGGTTGGCGGCCGAGAAGAGGAACATCGATAGGTCGCCCGCGAAGGCCTGAAACGTGACGCCGTCGAAGGTGTAAACCACGACGCTGGATCCGGCGGCGTAATCCTGCACGTACAAGCTGAACGCGGAAGTCGCGTCTTTCCAGATGCCGGAGTGCATGGTTCGGACGGCCGGGTGCTTCTTCTCGATGTCCGTAATCGTCGTCGTATGGCTGATGTTGTTCGTTATGGCCGCCACGGCATGATTATGGGAAATAAACGTGATCGACAGAGTCTTGCTCCCGTCCGGAACGTCCATGGACACGGCTTGGAATTGACCGTCGGATAGGTCCGATAAGAAGGCGTAAAAACGGACCGCGTCCGCGGTATAAACGGCCAAGGTGGATCCGGTGGAATAGTGCTGGATGTAGAAATTATGCTTCGCGGGATCGGCGCCGTCCTTCCAGATTCCCTGATATTGGGCCAACGCGTTTGCCGCCGGGAGGCAGACGAAGGCGGCGAGAAGGAGAATTACGAGCCCCACTCTTGTTTCGATTTTCATTGCGTATTCCTCTTATCCTTGGGGATCCGCTGTTCCGCGGAACTTCACGCCTATTCTTGTAGAACACAATCTCAGGAAGATACCAAGCCTTGGATGGATAACAGCAATATACAGGGTCGGGTTGAGGAACAAAACCGGGAAATAAGACGCGTAAGTCGAGTCTGACTCACAAATTCGCGAAGCGACAGGAGGCTCCCCACGCCGAAGAAAGTATAGCACTTATGGTGTGAAAGGTACAGCGGGATCGCGTTGTTCACAGGTTTCCGTTCTTCGGACCCGGCGCGTCACCTCCTTGTAACAAGTTCAAATCATAATCAAAATCGTTTCAAGGCTGACGGTAATTCAGATCTGTGCCAGGAAAAATGCAAAATGTGAGAGATCAGGTATGCGTTCGAACCCATAGCCGCCACCAGTGGGCAGTGTCGTTGAATTCGAGGAGAATCCCGATCAGCCTTCGGCGATGTCAAGGCAATTCATTCTTAACGCTCAAGTCATCACAACTTCCTTGACTCGTCAAGGAAGACGTGCTTAATGAAAGGTCCACTGACAGGGGAAGGCCTTCGGGCTCCATCGGTATCTTGCCGGAGCACGGGTGCAACAGAGGTCCGGGCCGTACGGTATCGCCCTCGAACCCAAAGCCGAACGATGCTCATGGTCGTGCCGGCCCTCTCCGGAAGCCTGAAATGCATTCCCACAAATCATATGAATGGAGGCTCGCGAATGAACGATTCCCGAAACGACCTGGATCGGCTTTGCATCAACACCATACGGACACTGTCCATGGACGCCGTCCAGAAAGCGAATTCCGGACATCCCGGAACGCCCATGGGTCTGGCGTCCGTGGCGTACGTACTCTGGACGCGTTTCCTGCGCTTCAATCCGGCCGACTCGAACTGGTTCGATCGTGACCGGTTCGTGCTCTCCTGCGGCCACGCTTCCATGTTGCTGTATTCCATGCTGCACCTGACGGGCTTCGACCTGTCCCTCGAGGACATCAAGAACTTCCGCCAATGGGGAAGCAAGACCCCGGGACATCCCGAGTATGGCGTGACGCCGGGGGTCGAAACGACCACGGGCCCCTTGGGACAGGGGATCATGAACGCCGTGGGCATGGCTCTTGCTGAAGCGCATCTTGCCGGCAGGTTTAATCGCGAATCGCATAACATCGTAAATCATTACACCTATGTTTTCTGCAGCGACGGGGACTTCATGGAGGGGGCCTCCCACGAAGCGGGATCTCTGGCCGGCCATCTGGGCCTCGGCAAACTGATCGTTGTATACGACGACAATCGGATCACCATCGAGGGCGATTCGTCACTGACGTATTCGGACGATGTGGGCAAACGGTTCGAGGCCTATAACTGGCACGTTCAGGATATAGGGGACAGGGCCGACGACATCGAGGCCCTTTCACAGGCCTTTGCCGCGGCAAGGGAGCATACCGCTCGGCCTTCCCTCATTATCGTGCGTTCGCACATCGGTTGCGGATCCCCCAACAAGCAGGATACCAAGGAAGCCCATGGCGAACCTTTGGGGATGGAGGAGATCGCGGCCTGCAAAATAGCGTACGGTTGGCCCGAGGATGAGCATTTTCTCGTTCCCGATGCGGTCAAGGAGCACATGGGGAGGGCCGGGGAAAACGGCGCCAGGCTCGAGCGGCAATGGAACGAGAAGTTCTCCGCCTATGAACAGGCGTATCCCGAGGCGGCCGTGGAATTCAAGCGCGCCCTTTCGGGTGACTTGCCTGAAGGCTGGGATGCGGGTATTCCGGTGTTCGTTCCCAAGGACGGTCCCATGGCCACCCGAGCCGCCTCGGGCAAGGTGCTCAACTCCTTCGCTCAGAAAACGAAGTCGCTGATGGGGGGCAGTGCGGATCTGGCGCCGTCCACCAAGACATTGATCGCGAAAGAGGAGTATCTTTCCGGCCGCCAACCGGGTTACCGGAACGTGGCCTGGGGAATTCGCGAACTGGCCATGTGCGCTTGCTGTTCAGGGATGGCGCTGCACGGAGGCATCCGGCCCTACGCAGCCACGTTTTTCATCTTTACCGACTATGCCCGCCCCGCCATCCGTCTGGCCGCGTTGATGGAGTTGCCCGTAATCTATGTAATGACCCACGACTCCATTGGAGTTGGAGAAGATGGGCCCACCCATCAACCCATCGAGCATCTTGCGTCGCTTCGCGCCATGCCGAACCTGACGTTGATTCGTCCGGCGGACGCAAACGAAACGGCGTATGCGTGGCGCGCCGCCATGGAGAACAAGAGCGGTCCCACCATGCTGGCGCTTTCACGGCAGGGACTTCCGATTTTCGATCGCGCGGTCGGAGGCGGAGCTGAAGGCGTATACATGGGCGCCTATATACTGTTCAAAGAACAGGGCGTCCGCCCGGATATGATACTGATCGCTTCAGGTTCCGAGGTGGCGCTGGTGGTCCAGGCTAAAGACGTGCTTATGGGAGCGGGTATTGACGCCCGCGTGGTGAGCATGCCGAGTTGGGAGCTGTTTCAGCGACAAACGCAGGAATACCGTCAAGAGGTGTTGCCGCGGGAGGTGACGGCCCGATTGGCCGTGGAAGCAGGATCACCCCTGGGATGGCGCGAATGGGTGGGTGATCGAGGCGACATTCTGGGCATCACCCGATTCGGAGCCAGTGCTCCGGGCAAAGAGCTGTTCAAACAATACGGGCTGACGGTCGAGAATGTGGTCTCGAGGGCGCGGAAACTCCTCGGCCGATAAATCGGACATAATCGTTCACAGGGGAAAATCCGCCTTCGGCGGAGCAGCCGGTGAGAAATGAATTCCGGGGGTGTGAACGCCGGAATCCGGAAGGCATTGCATACCGCGTTCCACAGACTTTGTGAACGCCTGCGGCTGAAGGTCTCAAAGAGCGTCCGGTGCGGACTTCGATTATCGGGAAAGAGCATGAATAAGGTTGTCTGTTTTGTTCTTACGTTGACGATTCTGGCTTTTCAGTCCGTCGGCGCGCTCTTCGCTTACGAAAATATCCTAATAGGCGCGCTCTACAGCGCCACGGGTTCCTACTCGTCCATCGAAAGTCCGGCCCTGTCCGGGGCTCTGTTGGCGGCCAAGGAACTTAACGGCGCAAATGGACTGCTTGGAAAGAAGATCGAGTTGGCGCCGACGGACGTGAGGGGAGGCCGAACGGCCGTTCGGGACGCCGTGTCCCGGTTTGCCGTCGAACAAAAGGTGGTCGCCGTGGTGGGGCTTGGAGATCCGTTGGATGCGTCGGCCGCCGGATTTCTGGCTCAGAAGGCCGGAATGCCTTTTGTGTGCATCGGCGCGGACGCGTCCTCCTTACCCGACCGCTTTGGAGGCTGCATGTACCTCGTGGGAGGCGACCTCCATTCCCAGGCATACGGGCTGGCGCGTTTTGCTTACCACGATCTTAGGGCGAGAACGGCGTACGTTTTGGTCGACGACTCCGCGGACGCCT
This genomic interval from Deltaproteobacteria bacterium contains the following:
- a CDS encoding PKD domain-containing protein, with amino-acid sequence MKIETRVGLVILLLAAFVCLPAANALAQYQGIWKDGADPAKHNFYIQHYSTGSTLAVYTADAVRFYAFLSDLSDGQFQAVSMDVPDGSKTLSITFISHNHAVAAITNNISHTTTITDIEKKHPAVRTMHSGIWKDATSAFSLYVQDYAAGSSVVVYTFDGVTFQAFAGDLSMFLFSAANLADQSERLDLVFTGFDKGIVTVGPAAAPTYAPAANFTYDVVKAFSPGTLDVGFQFTPTTGAAPFEVAFVDISTIGFDSWSWDFGDGGASAEQNPKHTYSLPGEYEVTVTMSASGLSYACMASETVKVREMGWNPTIGGVVTLSPSGAPLAGVAITADNGGGSTVTDGSGEYSLTVPHGWSGLLTPSLVGYTFSPGSPSFSDVTTNRTLNFTASLQYVPVSGTVTDGETGLALQWVEVTLQGYGSTWTDARGAWSTQVPYGWAGAVSASLAAYIFLPAEIILDGVTSPATAVDFTGAPLQTSITLSGTVTARPEDGGRGIAGVTISYAGDSAGGSTTTDEGGAYTFTVPSGWSGYALAAKTGWTFQPPSIGYSNMTADSVKDYTGFADLVIAGNIVADQSLGGAYLAEVDVVFTSDEGPWSVETDGSGDYSSTVPYGWSGTVTPTLTGWSFDPGFRTFSGLTESVSDADFVGY
- the tkt gene encoding transketolase, with protein sequence MNDSRNDLDRLCINTIRTLSMDAVQKANSGHPGTPMGLASVAYVLWTRFLRFNPADSNWFDRDRFVLSCGHASMLLYSMLHLTGFDLSLEDIKNFRQWGSKTPGHPEYGVTPGVETTTGPLGQGIMNAVGMALAEAHLAGRFNRESHNIVNHYTYVFCSDGDFMEGASHEAGSLAGHLGLGKLIVVYDDNRITIEGDSSLTYSDDVGKRFEAYNWHVQDIGDRADDIEALSQAFAAAREHTARPSLIIVRSHIGCGSPNKQDTKEAHGEPLGMEEIAACKIAYGWPEDEHFLVPDAVKEHMGRAGENGARLERQWNEKFSAYEQAYPEAAVEFKRALSGDLPEGWDAGIPVFVPKDGPMATRAASGKVLNSFAQKTKSLMGGSADLAPSTKTLIAKEEYLSGRQPGYRNVAWGIRELAMCACCSGMALHGGIRPYAATFFIFTDYARPAIRLAALMELPVIYVMTHDSIGVGEDGPTHQPIEHLASLRAMPNLTLIRPADANETAYAWRAAMENKSGPTMLALSRQGLPIFDRAVGGGAEGVYMGAYILFKEQGVRPDMILIASGSEVALVVQAKDVLMGAGIDARVVSMPSWELFQRQTQEYRQEVLPREVTARLAVEAGSPLGWREWVGDRGDILGITRFGASAPGKELFKQYGLTVENVVSRARKLLGR